Part of the Burkholderia humptydooensis genome, GGAGGGCGCGCCCGGCAGCTCGGCGGGCGCCTGGCGGCGCAGCACCGCGTGGATGCGCGCGACGAGCTCGCGCGGGTTGAACGGCTTCGGCAGGTAGTCGTCGGCGCCCATCTCGAGGCCGACGATGCGATCGACGTCCTCGCCCTTCGCGGTGAGCATGATGATCGGCGTGCGGTCGTTGCTGCCGCGCAGGCGGCGGCAGATCGACAGGCCGTCCTCGCCCGGCAGCATCAGGTCGAGCACGAGCAGATCGAAACGCTCGCGCACCCAGAGCTTGTTCATTGCCGTCGCGTTCTCCGCGACATACACGTTGAAGCCCTGCTCGCCGAGGTAGCGGCGCAGCAGGTCGCGCAGGCGCGGGTCGTCGTCGACGACGAGAATCTTGGAGGGGTTTTTCGTTTCCATGAGCGGCATCTTATCGCGATTAGGAAAAAACGCGCGGTAGCGGCTTTCGACGGGTTACAGTCAGTTACAAAATTTACCCGCGCTATTGTGCGGAGTAAAGACAGTCACGACAGACTCCTTTACTCGAAGACGACATTCGGTGGATACTCCATCCACTTAACATTTACAT contains:
- the ompR gene encoding osmolarity response regulator transcription factor OmpR, producing the protein MPLMETKNPSKILVVDDDPRLRDLLRRYLGEQGFNVYVAENATAMNKLWVRERFDLLVLDLMLPGEDGLSICRRLRGSNDRTPIIMLTAKGEDVDRIVGLEMGADDYLPKPFNPRELVARIHAVLRRQAPAELPGAPSETTEVFEFGEFSLNLATRTLTKSGQEIPLTTGEFSVLKVFARHPRQPLSREKLMELARGREYEVFDRSLDVQISRLRKLIEPDPGSPRFIQTVWGLGYVFIPDGAA